CGGCTTGGTGACGCCGTCGAGTTCGCGCCCATCGATATCACCGACGAGGAGACTGTCGCAGCCGCCTTCGACGAGGCAGAGCGCCACGGTCCCCTGCGAGGTGTGGTGCACTGTGCGGGACGCGGCGGTGATCGGCTACGTATTCTCGACGGGGAGGACAACCCCAGCCCGCTAGACAGTTTCCGCAACGTTCTCGACATCAACCTGATCGGCACGTACAACGTGCTGCGCCTGGCCGCAGCACGGATGGCATGTAACGATCTGCTCGACGGCGAACGCGGCGCGATCGTCCTCACCGCATCCGTCGCGGCATTCGACGGCCAGATTGGGCAGACGTCCTACACCGCGTCGAAGGCTGGGGTGCACGGCCTCACGCTCGTCGCGGCGCGCGACCTGGCCAGTTCCGCCATCCGCGTCAACACCATCGCGCCAGGAGTGTTCGACACCCCCATGCTCGCTCGGTTGCGCAGCGATATCCGTGAGGGGCTCGCTGCGGAAGTGCCCTTTCCCAAGCGACTGGGTAACCCGGAAGAATACGCCCAGATGGCGCTGCAACTGTTGCAAAACCCGTACGTAAACGGCGAGACCATCCGTCTGGACGGCAGCATTCGCATGGCGGCCCGATGACTAAACCGCGGGAGGATGACGTCGTCGTCACCGCCGAAAGTGGTGTTCTCATCATCACGCTGAATCGGCCTGCGCAGCGCAATGCGATGACCCTCGACATCGCGCGCGTTGTCGCGTCATCGATGAGGCGGCTCGACAACGACCCCAATCTCAGGGTGGGAGTGCTCACCGGAGCAGGCGGAGTCTTCTGCGCCGGGATGGACCTCAAACGCTTCCAGTCCGGCGAACGGCCGTTCATCGAGGGACGGGGCTTCGGAGGGCTCGTCGAGTGTCCGCCCGACAAGCCGCTCATCGCCGCAGTCGAAGGCTGGGCCCTTGGCGGGGGGTTCGAACTTGTACTGGCCTGCGACCTCGTGGTCGCGAGCCAGACGGCGAAGTTCGGATTGCCCGAGGTTAAGCGCGGTCTCGTGGCGCGAGCTGGCGGTATCTTTCGCGTTGCCCAGGCCCTACCTCGCGCCATCGCCCTCGAGATGCTGTTGACCGGCGAGCCGATTGACGCCCAAAAAGGGCATGCGCTGGGACTCGTAAATCACCTCGTGGACGAGGGGAAGGCCGTCGAGAAAGCCACAGTGATCGCGACAGCGATTGGCGCCAACGCTCCTCTCGCGGTACGGGCCAGCAAGGCTCTTTCTCGCGCCGCCCGAACATGGACCGACGATGAGGCGTTCGAGCGGCAGCCCTCCTTAACCGACCCGGTATTCGCCTCCAATGACGCACGAGAAGGAGCCTCTGCCTTCGCCGAGCGCCGCGCACCTCGCTGGACAGGCAGCTGATGCCTTCCGCCGGCCTCCTTCGTCGGCCGGTGCGCCAGGACCGCGGTGCGGGCGCGCTTGGAAGCGGTGTCAAGGAGGCCTCAGTCGCGCCAGCGGGACCGCGGGACGATGGGTTCCTGCAGTCGACCCTGGCCGCTGAGCAACTTCTCGAAGGCGTCGAGATGCTTTCGCATCACCTCTTCGGCTCTGTCAGGGTCCCCGTCGGCCACTGCTTGCGCGATCCGCAGATGAGCCTTGGCCACGGCTGAGACCTCCCGCTCGTCGATGGTCTCCAACCTGACGTGGCGGTCCAGCACCTCATGCAGGGCAACCAGCATGACGCGGAGAATCTCGTTGCCTGTGCACTCGGCGAGCTCACGATGGAAGTGAGTTGCACGTTCCGGATCTTCCTGCCCCTGCTTGACGTAGGCCAGCAGACGGTAGCGCACGTCGGCGTCGTCTGACGTTGCGGCGAGCCGGGCGGCCTGCGGCTCCACGATCTTGCGGAACTGGAAGAAGTCTTCGAGCGGCGTCTGGTCGAGTGTGAACAGCAACGAGAGCGTGCGACTCACCTGGCTGAGGTCCGGACGTGCTACCCGGACACCCCCTCGCGGGCCGCGCTGGATCGTGATGAGACCTTCGGTCTCGAGCAGGCGAAGGGCCTCCCGCACGGTCCCACGACTGAAGCCGTGGCCTTCGATCAACTCCGACTCCGTGGTGAGCTGCGTTCCCGTCTCCAGCGACTGAGCGAGAATCTGCCCTCGCAACTCCGCCGCTAGGACCTCCGCGGCCTTGGGGAGACGACGCATGGGTCGGACGGCGCGCGGGGTGCTGGTCATCGGGGACCTACTTGTGACATGCAGCCAGTATCGCCCAGTGGCATGCCACGGAACGTACCGATCATGCTTGTGTCGCCGTTGCCTGATCCCGAAGCGTCCCTCTGTGGAACGACCACATCTGCACCGACTGCTCGGCCTGCACCGCCGCGTCCAGCGCCATGCCGATCGAGTTCGCCTCAAGGCGGAAGGAACGGGCCGTCCTGCGGGCGAGCGCTGGGTCCGCCGCGGCCGTGGCCGCGAGTTCGAACGCCAACCCTTCGACCTCATCGCTCGGCGCGCATCGCCAAGCCATCCCGATCGCGACAGCCTGTGCGCCGGTGAGGCTGTCGCCGAAGAGGCCGATTGCTGCCGCTGCCTCGCGACCAGCCGAGCGTGTGAGCAGTGTGAAGTGACCGCCGCCGGGATGTGCACCCAAGGGGATGAACCCCGAGACCAGCTTGGCATCATCCGCAACGATGCGCAGATCTGTTGAAAGCACGAGATTCAGGCCGGCGCCGACGGCGGCCCCACGCACGGCAGCCACCGTGGGGGGAAGTAACCGAGTGATCCGCAAGAACGACTGGTAGATCCGGTCCAGCGTCCGGTACGCCTCGTCAGCTACGGGATTCTGGGCCACGGCAGCGAGCACGTCACGATGGGCACCCGCGCAGAAGGTCGGCCCGTCACTCAGGATCACCACTGCGCCCACCGACGGGTCTTCGTCGATGTCGTCACAGGCGGCCAGAATGGAGTCAGCCATCTCCGACGTCAGTGCATTCCGCCGCGAGGGCGCTGAAAGTGTCAGCGTGGCAACACCGTCCTCGCGCTTCTTGACCACAACCTCAGACATGGGAACTCCTTCTGGCGACTAAACAAGCAGGTATTATTCCTTATAAACAATACACGACACTTGCTCCCAGGCCCGGGGCAGGGCCAGCGACCATCTTGGCCAACGCCGCCGGCGCTGCCTTGGCCCGCCGACGGAGGTGCCACGCACGACGCACACTGCCGCGAAGGCACGGCCTTGAGCCAGCGACGCCCGCGTGGTGATCTCGCAGGAGCCACAGGGACGTAAGGAAGGCGGATTCAGCTGGCAGGCCTCGAAGTGGAAAGGCCATAGAGAAGGAGGTGCGCATAGATCTCGGCGATCTCCGCGGGCTGACGCGAACCCTCCGGGTTGTACCATCGCGCCGACGAGTTGAGCATGCCGACGAGCGTGCGCGTCAGGAATTCCGAGTTCAGATCCCTGAGCTCACCGGCCTTCATGCCGAGCTCAATGACGCTCCGGAACACCGAAAGCCATTCACGACGCAGTTTGTCGATGCGCTCGTAGCCCTCATGCTCGAGGTACCGGAGGTTCTCGTTGACAACGGCGATGGCATCCCGATGGGTGGCGACGAAGTCCATATGAGCGGAGACCAACCGGTACAGCTTCTCGAGGGCGCTGTCGCCAGGGGCCCATAGCCTTCTCCAGCGCGTCTATCCCCTCCTCGATGGTCGCGCGATGGATCTCCTCCAGGAGATGTTGTTTGTACCTGGCGTGGTACATGACCACCCTTGGTCACGTCGGCCGCTGCGGCAAGATCACGCATGGATGTCGCGTGGTAGCCGGCCTGACGAAGCTGACGACTGCCGCGGCGCGAACACGTTCCCGCGCCGTGGCGGTGGCGCTGGTCGCGCCGGCGTTGCCACTGCGCTTCTTCTTGACCCGGGTGGCACCAAGACCCTTGGCGCGATCGACCACGGCTCCATGGAGGAAGAGATCGATGTACTCGTCCGCGATTTGCGAAGGAGTCAACGCCCCTGCAGGGCTGTACCAGTGGTACATCTCCGTCATCGCGCTCAGGACGGCCTGCGCCACCAGTCGCGGATCGAGGTCCACGAATACTCCGCGCGAGATGCCTGCTTGGATCAACGAGACCGCATAGGACTCGTACGCATCTCGGCGCTGTTCGACGAGCAGCCGGCGGTCAGCACCGAGGTGTTTGCGCTCCTCGAAGAACACGCTGATCTCCGTCTGGTGATCGGTGACCAGCTGCACGTGGCGGCGTACTAAGCCTCGATCTACCGATGAGCAGGGGCGGCGTGGGTCGGCATTGGTCACGGCGCTTGTAGCGAGTGCGGGCGTGGTTGTGCACCGGCCTCGATCCACCGATGGGGTTGGTGAGGATCGCGTGATCGTGGCCGCGGCGGTATGAGGGGATCAGGGCGCGATGGTCGGCCGGACCTCGCCGTCCGGGCGTTTCACATGGGTTCTCCATTGCGCCTCGGCGAAACCGGTGAGCCCGTCACAGCACACGATCAGCACGTCGCGGACGCCGCGGTTGGCCAGGTCCGCACAGACGCCGGCCCAGAACTTCGCGCCCTCAGTGGCCTGGATCCAGATGCGCAGGACGTGCTTGATGCCGTCCATGTCGACGCCGACCGCGATGTGCGCGGCTTTGTTGATCACGTGCGCGCCGTCACGGACCTTCACGACCAGCGCGTCGAGGTAGATGACCGGATACAGCGACTCGAGCGGGCGCCGCTGCCAGGCCAAGATCTCCTCGCCGATCTCGTCGGTGATCTTGCTGATCGTCTCGTGAGAGAGGTCGGTGCCGATCGTGGTCGCGAGGTGGTGCTGGATGTCGCGCAGCGTCATCCCGCCCGCGTAGAGGCTGATGATCATCTCGTCGAGCCCACCGAGCCGGCGTGAGCCCTTCGGAACCAGCCGCGGAATGAACGTCCCGTCCCGGTCCCGCGGGACCTCCAGCGGCACCTCGCCCACCTGTGAGGCCATCGTCTTGGGAGTGGCGCCGTTGCGGGAGTTGGCGAACAGCGACGCCTCGGCCGAGCCCTTCTCGTAGCCCAGATGATCGGACAGCTCGGCTTGTAGGCCGCGCTCGAGCGCGGCCTTGATCAGACCGGGGATGAAGCCGCCATCGCCGGTCAGTTCCAGATCGCCGGCATCGATGCGGGCGAAGATGTCGTCCAGAGCTCCGGACGCCGCCATCTCAGCAGCGACGTCAGAGCCACGACGATCAGACTGTTCGTCGGTCACGAGGTCCATCATGTTCCTTTCAGATGGACCGATCCCTTACACAGAAGATCTGACACCCCCCGCAGCGGTGACCGTGCAGACCGGCCTTCGCGTCAGCGAGGTCTGCTCACTCACGATCGACGACGTCTATCTCGGCACTGGGCCTCACGTCACCTGCACCGGCAAAGGACGACGGCAACGCATCACGCCCTTGACCAGTGCAACCGTGAGCGTGATGACGGCCTACTTCACTGAGCGGACCGCCCGGCCCGGAACCGCGCTGTTCTGCGGTCCCCGCGGACAGGCCCTGTCCCGCGATGCACTCGAGCATCGCCTTGCCACCTACGTCGCGGCCGCAGTGATCGCCTGTCCCGGCCTCGCCGGCAAGCACGTCACGATGCACACCCTGAGACACACCGCAGCGATGAACTGCTCGCCGCCGGGGTTGCGTCGCCGTCATCGCGCTGTGGCTCGGGCACGCCGACACCCGCAGCACCGACGCATACCTCCACGCCGACATGGCCATCGAGCAAGCAGCCCTCGACCGAACACGACCACCAGACGTAAAGCCCGGGGTCTACCGCCCCGAGCCCGGCATCCTCGCCTGGCTCGCAGCCCTCTGACTATGCCGACCATCCCGCGCCGAATGCCCCACCACCACAGCCCGTCACAACGACCGTCGGCATAGTCCGGAGGTCGGCATAGGACATCCAATGCCGACGTCGGCATTGCATGTCACCGACGTAGCGACGGTTCGGCGCACCAGCGGTGAAGTCCCGCTTGAGCAGGTCCGGCACCTTCTGCTCAGGCGTCTCGTCCGCTGGAGCCGACAAGGTCGATGAGCTGGGTGTCTTGGACTGCAGCGGACTGGTGGTCAGCGTCCCGTCGCCAGCGGTCTTCTTGCCGGTCCCGTACGCCTCAAGCCAATGGCGCAACGTGCCACGCACGATGCCCAGGTCCTCAGCGATGCCGCGGAGCGTGGCTCCTGGCGTGGACTCGTACAAGTCGACGGCCTGACGACGGAACTCCTCGGAGTAGTTCTTCCTGGCCATAATTCTCGGGTCATCTCGCTTCCCCAGCAACAGGTGCTGGATTCAGCGCGTCCAAGAACCGGGGCCAGGCCCCAACAGCACGAACTGGGGGAGAAACTGCTGACCGCGCAGAACGAGATCTTCGAAGTGCAGGGCTGGATCATGCGCGGCGGGTCGATCGTGGACGCCACGATCATCGCTGCGCCGTCCTCGACGAAGAACGTCTCTGGTGAGCGTGACCCAGAGATGCATCAGACTAAGAAGGGCAACCAGTGGTACTTCGGGATGAAGGCCCACATCGGGGTCGATGCCGGTGACAGGACCCCATGAATCGGTCCGGCTCGTGTGAGAGCCGGTTCAGTGGATGCAGGCGGCAGCGTATCGAGCCGGGGTGAGGTAGCCCAGGGATGAGTGCCGCCGGTGGTGGTTGTATTCCTCCTTCCAGTCGCCGATGACGACCTTGGCGTGGGCCAGGGACCAGAACAGGTTGATGTTGAGGCATTCGTCGCGGAGCGTTCCGTTGAACGACTCGATGAAGGGGTTCTTCCAGGGCTCGCCGGGCGGGATGAACAACATCCCGGTCCGGCCGTAGGCCCAGTCGGCCAGCGTGGTCGCGTTCATCTCGGGTCCGTTGTCGAGCCGTAGCACCGCGGGTGCGGTCCGCCGGCTGCGCACGATCCGGTCGAGCTCGTCGGAGAGCTTCTCGGCGGTGATGGACCGCTCGACCAGGCCGCCGAGGCATTCACGGGTGTGCTCATCGATGACCGAGAGGATCTTGATCGGACGGCCGTCGGTGGTGGAGTCGAACTGGAAGTCGATGGCCCACACTTGTTGGGTGCGTCCGCGACCGGGACCGGGCCGCTGGTGGAGGACCCGGCCCGCTTGCGTCGACGCACGACCACGCGCAGGCCTTCCTCGCGCCACAGCCGCTGGATCTTCTTGTGGTTCACCGTCCAGCCCTCACCGCGGGCGTCGTGGTAGGCCCGCCGGTGACCCCACCGCGGGTGCTTGCCGGCGTACTCCCGTAGCCACTCCCGAAGTGCCGCGTCCGGGTCCTCGGTCGTTTGGGAGACCGGCTGGTGGCGTTGTGTCGATCAGTGCTGCCCGACCACCCGGCAAACGAACCGTTCACTGACCCCGAGTACCTCGACGAGGTGGTGAACGGCTGCCCGCCGGCGGGCCGGGCTCAGAATTCCCCCTTGGCGATCTCCTTCAATGCCGCCTTCTCCAGCTCGGCCTCGGCCAGCAGCCGCTTCAAGGTGGCGTTCTCCCGCTCGAGCTCCTTGAGCCGCTTGGCGTCTTGGGCCTTGAGCCCGCCGAACTGGTTACGCCACCGGAAGTAGGTCTGCTCAGAGACCCCCAGCTGCCGGGCGACCTCGGCCACCTCGGCACCCGGCGAGTTCCAGACCACGTCGCAACACCCCTGCTAGATGAAGGGGCATGACGATGGGCAGACGGGGCCGCAAGCGGCGTCTAGGAGTCGAGGACGAGTACTGGCAGTTGATCCTGGCCGGGGTGGGCACGGTGGAGGCCTGCAAGCTGGTCGGCGTTGGCCGAAAGACCGGGTACCGGTGGCGAGCCGAGCGCGGTGGCCTCCCACCGCTGCGCCGCGTCGAGCACCAGCGCTCTGATCGCTACCTGTCACTGCTGGAGCGGCAACGCATCGCCACGCTGCGGCGCCATGGCCTCTCGATACGCGAGATCGCTCGCCAGCTCTTCCGCGCGCCCTCCACGATCAGCCGTGAACTGCGCCGCAACACGTCCCTGCATGACGTCGGCGGGTACGACGGAGATCTGGCGCACAGCCGCGCCAGGGAGCGTGTGGAGCGTCCGCGCGGCGGTCGGCTAGCGACCGTTCCGGGGTTGCGCGAGGCGGTCCAGTCCAAGCTAGAACTGGAGTGGAGCCCGGAGCAGATCGCGGCCTGGCTTCGCGCCGAGTACCCGGGTCGGCCACGGTGGCATGTGTGTCACGAGACGATCTATCAGGCGCTCTACAGCGGCGCGAAAGGCGGCCTGAGCAGGCAACTGACCAAGAAGCTCCGTACTGGACGGCCACTGCGCAAGCGTCGTCGACGCGCACAGGAGCGGACGCCCCGTTTCATCGCGCCGGCGCTGTTGATCGACCACCGCCCTGCCGAGGCGGCGGAGCGCAGCCGAGTCGGTGACTGGGAAGGGGACCTGATCACCGGTCGTGCCGGTCAATCCGCGATCGGCACTCTGGTCTGTCGGCGAGG
This sequence is a window from Nocardioides sp. S5. Protein-coding genes within it:
- a CDS encoding crotonase/enoyl-CoA hydratase family protein; translated protein: MTKPREDDVVVTAESGVLIITLNRPAQRNAMTLDIARVVASSMRRLDNDPNLRVGVLTGAGGVFCAGMDLKRFQSGERPFIEGRGFGGLVECPPDKPLIAAVEGWALGGGFELVLACDLVVASQTAKFGLPEVKRGLVARAGGIFRVAQALPRAIALEMLLTGEPIDAQKGHALGLVNHLVDEGKAVEKATVIATAIGANAPLAVRASKALSRAARTWTDDEAFERQPSLTDPVFASNDAREGASAFAERRAPRWTGS
- a CDS encoding tyrosine-type recombinase/integrase — encoded protein: MFLSDGPIPYTEDLTPPAAVTVQTGLRVSEVCSLTIDDVYLGTGPHVTCTGKGRRQRITPLTSATVSVMTAYFTERTARPGTALFCGPRGQALSRDALEHRLATYVAAAVIACPGLAGKHVTMHTLRHTAAMNCSPPGLRRRHRAVARARRHPQHRRIPPRRHGHRASSPRPNTTTRRKARGLPPRARHPRLARSPLTMPTIPRRMPHHHSPSQRPSA
- a CDS encoding IS30 family transposase is translated as MTMGRRGRKRRLGVEDEYWQLILAGVGTVEACKLVGVGRKTGYRWRAERGGLPPLRRVEHQRSDRYLSLLERQRIATLRRHGLSIREIARQLFRAPSTISRELRRNTSLHDVGGYDGDLAHSRARERVERPRGGRLATVPGLREAVQSKLELEWSPEQIAAWLRAEYPGRPRWHVCHETIYQALYSGAKGGLSRQLTKKLRTGRPLRKRRRRAQERTPRFIAPALLIDHRPAEAAERSRVGDWEGDLITGRAGQSAIGTLVCRRGRYIKLVHLPGRRTAEDLVIGLRETLAELPESVRLTLTWDQGSEMAGHDQVADLFAEGVFFAHAGKPWQRPTNENSNGLLRQYFPKGSDLRAYTVDDLRRVEERLNTRPRKTLGWITPTQVLSASLASS
- a CDS encoding FCD domain-containing protein; this translates as MTSTPRAVRPMRRLPKAAEVLAAELRGQILAQSLETGTQLTTESELIEGHGFSRGTVREALRLLETEGLITIQRGPRGGVRVARPDLSQVSRTLSLLFTLDQTPLEDFFQFRKIVEPQAARLAATSDDADVRYRLLAYVKQGQEDPERATHFHRELAECTGNEILRVMLVALHEVLDRHVRLETIDEREVSAVAKAHLRIAQAVADGDPDRAEEVMRKHLDAFEKLLSGQGRLQEPIVPRSRWRD
- a CDS encoding SDR family oxidoreductase, producing the protein MRLQDQTFFVTGGASGLGEATTEALVAAGAHVVIGDLPTSGGEETANRLGDAVEFAPIDITDEETVAAAFDEAERHGPLRGVVHCAGRGGDRLRILDGEDNPSPLDSFRNVLDINLIGTYNVLRLAAARMACNDLLDGERGAIVLTASVAAFDGQIGQTSYTASKAGVHGLTLVAARDLASSAIRVNTIAPGVFDTPMLARLRSDIREGLAAEVPFPKRLGNPEEYAQMALQLLQNPYVNGETIRLDGSIRMAAR
- a CDS encoding enoyl-CoA hydratase-related protein, which produces MSEVVVKKREDGVATLTLSAPSRRNALTSEMADSILAACDDIDEDPSVGAVVILSDGPTFCAGAHRDVLAAVAQNPVADEAYRTLDRIYQSFLRITRLLPPTVAAVRGAAVGAGLNLVLSTDLRIVADDAKLVSGFIPLGAHPGGGHFTLLTRSAGREAAAAIGLFGDSLTGAQAVAIGMAWRCAPSDEVEGLAFELAATAAADPALARRTARSFRLEANSIGMALDAAVQAEQSVQMWSFHRGTLRDQATATQA